A region from the Triticum aestivum cultivar Chinese Spring chromosome 3D, IWGSC CS RefSeq v2.1, whole genome shotgun sequence genome encodes:
- the LOC123075008 gene encoding acidic endochitinase SE2-like, whose translation MASRALTLLQLTATLLVALLATCHAGSIAVYWGQNDGEASLAETCASGNYEFVILAFLPKFGKGQTPQLDLGSHCDASSGGCKSQSKDIHSCQRGGVKVLLSIGGGDGSYGLSSPGDARQVAMYLWNNYLGGTSSFRPLGDAVLDGIDFDIELGGAKFWNDLATDLKNLGKKGDKTVLLSAAPQCPFPDEWDGNAINTGLFDFVWVQFYNNPECQFSAGRGAFMEAWKRWESVPAGKIFLGLPASKDAAGTGFVPAGELTSRVLPLIKGSPKYGGVMLWSKFYDDRTGYSSAIKSHV comes from the coding sequence ATGGCAAGCCGAGCTCTCACTCTCCTCCAGCTTACCGCCACCCTCCTTGTGGCGCTACTCGCGACTTGCCATGCCGGCAGCATTGCCGTCTATTGGGGCCAGAACGACGGTGAGGCGTCGCTGGCCGAGACATGCGCGTCCGGAAATTATGAGTTTGTCATCCTGGCTTTCCTCCCCAAGTTCGGTAAGGGCCAGACGCCGCAGCTGGACCTCGGCAGCCACTGCGACGCCTCGTCGGGCGGCTGCAAAAGCCAGAGCAAGGACATCCACTCATGCCAGCGCGGCGGTGTCAAGGTCCTCCTCTCTATCGGCGGCGGAGACGGCAGCTACGGCCTCTCATCACCCGGTGATGCACGGCAGGTTGCCATGTACCTCTGGAACAACTACCTGGGCGGCACGTCATCGTTCCGTCCTCTCGGCGACGCCGTACTCGACGGCATCGACTTCGACATCGAGCTTGGTGGTGCCAAGTTCTGGAACGATCTCGCTACGGACCTGAAGAACTTAGGAAAGAAGGGAGACAAAACCGTCCTGCTGAGCGCGGCACCGCAATGCCCGTTCCCGGACGAGTGGGACGGCAATGCAATCAACACGGGGCTCTTCGACTTCGTATGGGTGCAGTTCTACAACAACCCGGAGTGTCAGTTCAGCGCGGGGCGTGGAGCGTTCATGGAAGCATGGAAAAGATGGGAGTCGGTGCCGGCAGGGAAGATCTTCCTGGGACTGCCGGCCTCCAAGGACGCCGCAGGCACCGGGTTCGTGCCTGCCGGCGAGCTCACATCGCGCGTGCTTCCGCTCATCAAGGGCTCGCCCAAGTATGGCGGCGTCATGCTGTGGTCAAAGTTCTACGACGATCGCACTGGATACAGCTCTGCCATCAAGAGCCATGTGTGA